A window of Campylobacter ureolyticus contains these coding sequences:
- the rplJ gene encoding 50S ribosomal protein L10, translating into MTRENKVALVSKLTESFKEADGVIVADYRGIGVSSLEELRKAAKESDVKVQVIKNTLAGIALNSVEKTGLELKDTNIFLWGDQLNVSKVAFKYAEKNKNFIIKSAHIDGEVCDVSKVEALSKLPGREELIAMLLQVWNAPIQNFTIGLNALKEKKEQSA; encoded by the coding sequence TTGACTAGAGAAAATAAGGTAGCTCTTGTTTCAAAGCTAACTGAAAGCTTTAAAGAGGCTGACGGTGTTATTGTAGCTGATTATAGAGGGATTGGTGTTTCTTCACTTGAAGAGTTAAGAAAAGCAGCCAAAGAATCTGATGTAAAAGTTCAAGTTATAAAAAACACATTAGCTGGAATTGCTTTAAATAGTGTAGAAAAAACAGGATTAGAGTTAAAAGATACCAATATTTTTCTTTGGGGCGATCAGCTAAATGTTTCAAAAGTAGCTTTCAAATATGCAGAAAAAAATAAAAATTTTATTATAAAATCTGCTCATATTGATGGCGAAGTTTGTGATGTTAGTAAAGTTGAAGCACTTTCCAAACTACCAGGTCGCGAAGAGCTTATTGCAATGCTTTTGCAAGTTTGGAATGCACCGATTCAAAATTTTACAATCGGCTTAAATGCGCTTAAAGAAAAAAAAGAACAATCAGCATAA
- the rpoC gene encoding DNA-directed RNA polymerase subunit beta', which yields MSDFAKIEITENKRPHDFDAVQIQLASPEEIRAWSHGEVKKPETINYRTLKPERDGLFCAKIFGPIRDYECLCGKYKKMRFEGHRCEKCGVEVTSSKVRRTRMGHIELVTPVAHIWYVNSLPSRIGTLLGVRMKDLERVLYYEAYIVDNPGDAYYDNENTKKVEKYEVLNEEQYQLLSSRFYNTGFSAAMGGEVIHKLLSELDLVSIVAELKEAMEATKSEARKKDIIKRLKVVESFLASNNKPEWMMITALPVLPAELRPLVSLDGGKFAVSDVNDLYRRVINRNTRLKRLLELDAPEIIIRNEKRMLQEAVDALFDNGRRANAVKGANKRPLKSLSEIIKGKQGRFRQNLLGKRVDFSGRSVIVIGPNLKMDQCGLPKTMALELFKPHLIARLQEKGYAATVKQAKKMLDDKAVEVWECLEEVVKNYPIMLNRAPTLHKMSIQAFHPVLVDGKAIKLHPLVCAAFNADFDGDQMAVHVPLSQEAIAECKVLMLSSMNILLPASGKAVCVPSQDMVLGLYYLSLEKENAKGTNKIYSSVDEVMIAVDSGYLDVHAKIKTMIESNTVFTTAGRLILKSIIPDFIDEKMWNKILKKKDIANLIDQVYEKGGLEVTAKFLDDLKDLGFDWATKAAVSISMADIITPKSKVKYVEEAKKEVKEIQSQYGVGLLTDSERYNKIIDIWTNTNTKVAREMMNLIENDQSGFNSIYMMADSGARGSAAQIRQLAGMRGLMAKPDGSIIETPITSNFREGLNVLEYFISTHGARKGLADTALKTANAGYLTRKLIDVGQNVKITMHDCGTHEGIEIAEITANGALIESLEDRIVGRVLSDDVIDPITNEILFSQGTLIDAQIAKEITEAGIKAVSIRTPITCKAKKGVCAKCYGINLGEGKMVKPGEAVGIIAAQSIGEPGTQLTLRTFHVGGTASTEQQDHQILAKSEGFIRYYNIKTYENKGKQIVANRRNAAILIVEPKIKASFDGVLEVETSYEDVILTVKSKDKEEKHTIRKHNIAKVNELAGVSGKIEGKFYLPYKNGDKVTASESIVEIIKEGWHVPGRIPYASEIHIDDGEPISQVTKTSSSGTLKFYILDGASLTRIRDIKKGYEVKEKGLFVVVADDDDREAARYYIPRTSIVEFDDNSKVKNGDVIFKPKKNEKIIIAQWDPYSTPIIAEDSGVVSFEGIEPGFSATEQYDELTGQTRLVVNEYLPQGIKPTISVVTDSKTLTYQIEPKTVIYVSNGQKVALADTLAKTPKAVAKSSDITGGLPRVSELFEARKPKNAAVIAEIDGVVKFGKALRSKEKIIIESPDGLEVEHTIDKSLQIQVREGEFVHAGEKLTDGLISSQDVLRILGEKALHQYLISEIQQVYRSQGVAINDKHIEIIVSQMLRQVSILDSGNTSFIVGDLVSRRKFRAENQRVMKMGGEPAIAEPILLGVTRAAIGSDSFISAASFQETTKVLTESSISGKFDYLEDLKENVILGKMIPVGTGLYKKDKVKIKSNK from the coding sequence ATGAGTGATTTCGCAAAAATTGAGATAACTGAAAATAAAAGACCTCACGACTTTGATGCAGTTCAAATTCAGCTTGCAAGCCCTGAAGAAATAAGAGCTTGGAGTCATGGAGAAGTAAAAAAACCTGAAACAATAAATTATAGAACTCTAAAGCCTGAAAGAGATGGGCTTTTTTGTGCTAAAATTTTTGGACCAATAAGGGATTATGAGTGTCTATGTGGCAAATATAAAAAAATGAGATTTGAGGGGCATAGATGCGAAAAGTGTGGTGTTGAAGTAACAAGCTCTAAAGTTAGAAGAACTAGAATGGGACATATTGAGTTAGTTACTCCGGTTGCACATATTTGGTATGTAAACTCACTTCCAAGTAGAATTGGTACTCTTTTGGGTGTTAGAATGAAAGATCTTGAGAGAGTTTTATATTATGAAGCTTACATAGTAGATAATCCAGGTGATGCATATTATGATAATGAAAATACCAAAAAAGTTGAGAAATATGAAGTTTTAAATGAAGAGCAATATCAACTTTTAAGCAGTAGATTTTATAATACAGGCTTTAGTGCCGCAATGGGTGGAGAAGTCATACATAAGCTTTTAAGTGAGCTTGATTTAGTTTCCATAGTTGCAGAACTTAAAGAAGCTATGGAAGCAACAAAATCAGAAGCTAGAAAAAAAGATATTATAAAAAGATTAAAAGTTGTAGAGAGCTTTTTAGCTTCTAACAATAAACCAGAATGGATGATGATAACAGCTCTCCCAGTCTTACCAGCTGAGCTTAGACCTTTGGTTAGTTTAGATGGCGGTAAATTTGCAGTAAGCGATGTAAATGATCTATATAGAAGAGTGATAAATAGAAATACAAGACTTAAAAGACTTTTAGAACTTGACGCTCCTGAAATAATTATAAGAAATGAAAAAAGAATGCTTCAAGAAGCAGTTGATGCTCTTTTTGATAACGGAAGACGCGCAAATGCTGTAAAAGGAGCAAACAAAAGACCTTTAAAATCTTTAAGTGAAATTATAAAAGGAAAGCAAGGAAGATTTCGTCAAAATCTACTTGGAAAAAGGGTTGATTTTTCAGGTCGTTCAGTTATTGTTATTGGGCCAAATCTAAAAATGGATCAATGTGGTCTGCCAAAAACTATGGCATTAGAGCTTTTCAAGCCACATTTAATTGCAAGACTTCAAGAAAAAGGATATGCTGCAACTGTAAAGCAAGCTAAAAAAATGCTTGATGACAAGGCAGTTGAGGTTTGGGAATGTTTAGAAGAGGTTGTTAAGAACTATCCTATTATGCTAAACCGTGCTCCAACACTTCACAAAATGTCAATTCAAGCCTTTCACCCAGTATTGGTTGATGGAAAAGCAATAAAGCTTCACCCACTTGTTTGTGCTGCTTTTAACGCCGACTTTGATGGGGATCAAATGGCTGTTCATGTGCCACTTTCTCAAGAAGCTATTGCAGAGTGTAAAGTTTTAATGCTAAGCTCAATGAATATCTTACTTCCCGCAAGTGGAAAAGCAGTTTGTGTTCCTTCACAAGATATGGTTTTAGGGCTTTATTATCTATCTTTGGAAAAAGAAAATGCAAAAGGAACAAATAAAATTTATTCAAGCGTTGATGAGGTTATGATAGCTGTTGATAGTGGATATTTAGATGTTCATGCAAAAATAAAAACTATGATTGAATCAAATACGGTATTTACAACAGCAGGAAGACTTATTCTAAAATCAATTATTCCTGATTTTATAGATGAAAAAATGTGGAATAAGATTTTAAAGAAAAAAGATATTGCGAATTTAATTGATCAAGTTTATGAAAAAGGTGGGCTTGAAGTAACAGCAAAATTCTTAGATGATTTAAAAGATTTAGGATTTGACTGGGCTACAAAGGCTGCAGTAAGTATTTCTATGGCTGATATAATAACTCCAAAGTCAAAAGTAAAATATGTAGAAGAGGCCAAAAAAGAGGTTAAAGAAATACAAAGTCAGTATGGCGTAGGTCTTTTAACAGATAGTGAAAGATATAACAAAATCATCGATATATGGACAAATACAAATACTAAAGTCGCAAGAGAGATGATGAATTTAATTGAAAATGATCAAAGTGGATTCAACTCTATTTATATGATGGCAGATAGTGGAGCTAGAGGTAGTGCTGCACAAATTCGTCAACTTGCTGGTATGAGAGGACTTATGGCAAAACCTGATGGAAGTATTATTGAAACTCCAATTACTTCAAATTTCCGTGAGGGATTGAATGTGCTTGAGTATTTTATTTCAACTCACGGTGCTAGAAAAGGTCTTGCAGATACTGCGTTAAAAACTGCAAATGCTGGATATTTAACAAGAAAACTAATTGATGTTGGGCAAAATGTTAAAATTACAATGCATGATTGTGGAACCCATGAAGGTATTGAAATAGCGGAAATAACTGCAAATGGTGCTTTAATAGAGAGCTTAGAAGATAGAATTGTTGGAAGAGTTTTAAGTGATGATGTAATTGATCCAATCACAAATGAAATACTTTTTTCTCAAGGTACTTTAATAGATGCACAAATTGCAAAAGAGATAACAGAAGCTGGAATTAAAGCAGTAAGTATTAGAACACCAATTACTTGTAAAGCTAAAAAAGGTGTTTGTGCAAAATGTTATGGAATAAATTTGGGTGAAGGTAAAATGGTAAAACCAGGAGAAGCAGTTGGAATTATTGCAGCTCAATCAATTGGTGAGCCAGGAACTCAGCTAACACTTAGAACATTCCATGTTGGTGGAACAGCCTCAACAGAGCAACAAGATCACCAAATTCTAGCAAAAAGTGAGGGTTTTATAAGGTATTACAATATAAAAACTTACGAGAATAAAGGAAAGCAAATAGTTGCAAATAGAAGAAATGCAGCTATTTTAATTGTTGAACCAAAGATAAAAGCTTCATTTGATGGAGTGTTAGAAGTTGAAACTTCATATGAAGATGTTATTTTAACAGTAAAATCAAAAGATAAAGAAGAAAAACATACTATTAGAAAACATAATATTGCAAAAGTAAATGAATTAGCAGGAGTTAGCGGTAAGATAGAAGGCAAGTTTTATCTTCCATATAAAAATGGTGACAAAGTAACAGCTTCAGAAAGTATAGTTGAAATTATAAAAGAGGGTTGGCACGTTCCAGGCCGTATTCCATATGCAAGCGAAATTCATATAGATGATGGTGAACCTATTAGTCAAGTAACAAAAACTAGTTCAAGTGGAACACTTAAATTTTATATTCTTGATGGTGCTTCACTTACAAGAATTAGAGATATTAAAAAAGGTTATGAAGTAAAAGAAAAAGGTCTTTTTGTAGTAGTTGCTGATGATGACGATAGAGAGGCTGCAAGATATTATATCCCTAGGACTTCTATTGTTGAATTTGACGATAATAGTAAAGTAAAAAATGGTGATGTCATATTTAAACCTAAGAAAAATGAAAAAATTATAATAGCTCAGTGGGATCCATATTCAACTCCAATTATTGCAGAAGATAGTGGTGTTGTAAGTTTTGAGGGGATTGAGCCAGGATTTAGTGCAACTGAACAGTATGATGAGCTTACAGGACAGACTCGTTTAGTTGTAAATGAGTATTTACCACAAGGTATAAAGCCAACTATTAGTGTTGTTACTGATAGCAAAACTCTGACTTATCAAATAGAGCCAAAAACTGTTATTTATGTATCAAATGGGCAAAAAGTAGCTTTGGCCGATACTTTAGCAAAAACTCCAAAAGCCGTAGCAAAATCAAGCGATATTACTGGAGGTCTTCCAAGGGTTAGTGAGCTTTTTGAAGCTAGAAAACCAAAAAATGCAGCTGTTATAGCTGAAATTGACGGTGTTGTTAAATTTGGAAAGGCACTTCGTTCAAAAGAAAAGATTATTATTGAATCTCCTGATGGTCTTGAGGTTGAACATACAATTGATAAATCTCTTCAAATCCAAGTAAGAGAAGGTGAGTTTGTTCATGCTGGTGAAAAGTTAACTGATGGACTCATAAGTAGCCAAGATGTTCTTAGAATTTTGGGTGAAAAAGCACTTCATCAATATCTAATAAGCGAGATTCAACAAGTTTATAGAAGCCAAGGTGTTGCTATTAATGACAAACATATTGAGATTATTGTTTCTCAAATGTTAAGGCAAGTTAGTATTTTAGATAGTGGAAATACAAGCTTTATTGTAGGAGATTTAGTAAGTAGGCGTAAATTTAGGGCTGAGAACCAAAGAGTTATGAAAATGGGCGGTGAGCCAGCTATTGCAGAGCCTATTTTACTTGGTGTTACAAGAGCGGCTATTGGAAGCGATAGTTTTATTTCAGCTGCATCTTTCCAAGAAACCACTAAAGTTTTAACCGAGTCAAGTATTTCTGGTAAATTTGACTATCTAGAAGATTTGAAAGAAAATGTTATTTTAGGAAAGATGATTCCTGTTGGAACAGGACTTTATAAAAAAGATAAAGTTAAAATAAAATCTAATAAATAA
- the rplK gene encoding 50S ribosomal protein L11 yields the protein MAKKVTGQIKLQIAAAKANPSPPVGPALGQQGVNIMEFCKAFNEKTKDMAGFNIPVIITVYADKSFTFVTKQPPATDLIKKAAGISKGSDNPLKNKVATLTKAQVLEIVEKKIADLNTTDKEQAARIIAGSAKSMGITVVD from the coding sequence ATGGCTAAGAAAGTAACAGGTCAGATTAAACTACAAATTGCTGCTGCAAAGGCAAATCCAAGTCCTCCGGTAGGTCCAGCACTTGGTCAGCAAGGTGTAAATATTATGGAGTTTTGTAAAGCTTTTAATGAAAAAACAAAAGATATGGCAGGTTTTAACATTCCTGTTATAATAACTGTTTATGCTGATAAAAGTTTTACATTTGTGACAAAACAACCACCAGCAACAGATTTAATAAAAAAAGCTGCTGGAATTAGCAAAGGCTCAGATAATCCTCTAAAAAATAAAGTTGCTACTTTAACAAAAGCACAAGTTTTAGAGATAGTTGAGAAAAAAATTGCTGATTTAAATACAACAGACAAAGAGCAAGCTGCTAGAATTATAGCTGGTTCTGCAAAATCTATGGGTATAACCGTAGTTGATTAA
- the rplA gene encoding 50S ribosomal protein L1, whose translation MRKNSKRFTELLKKVDSEKNYSLEEAVSTVKTLSSAKFDETVEIALKLNVDPKYADQMVRGSVVLPSGTGKVVRVAVIAKDIKADEAKNAGADIVGDDDLVEEIQKGNINFDVLIATPNLMGLVGKVGRILGPKGLMPNPKTGTVTMDVAQAVKNAKGGQVNFRVDKQGNIHAGIGKVSFSKEEIMANLTTFIKEINKHKPATAKGRYVKNAALSLTMSPSVNLDSQEIIDLK comes from the coding sequence ATGAGAAAAAATTCAAAAAGATTTACGGAATTATTAAAAAAAGTTGATTCTGAAAAAAATTACTCGCTTGAAGAAGCGGTATCTACTGTAAAAACACTTTCATCTGCTAAATTTGATGAAACAGTTGAAATAGCATTAAAGCTAAATGTTGATCCAAAATATGCAGACCAAATGGTAAGAGGTTCAGTTGTTCTTCCATCAGGCACAGGCAAAGTGGTAAGAGTAGCAGTTATTGCAAAGGATATTAAAGCTGATGAAGCTAAAAATGCAGGTGCTGATATAGTTGGTGATGATGATTTGGTTGAAGAAATTCAAAAAGGTAACATCAATTTTGATGTTTTAATAGCTACACCAAATCTAATGGGTTTAGTTGGTAAAGTTGGTAGAATTTTAGGACCTAAGGGTCTTATGCCAAACCCAAAAACAGGCACTGTTACAATGGATGTAGCACAGGCTGTTAAAAATGCAAAAGGTGGACAAGTTAACTTTAGAGTTGATAAGCAAGGTAACATTCATGCAGGCATTGGTAAAGTAAGCTTTTCAAAAGAAGAGATTATGGCAAATTTAACTACTTTTATTAAAGAGATAAATAAACATAAGCCTGCCACTGCAAAGGGTAGATATGTTAAAAATGCAGCCTTATCACTTACAATGAGTCCATCAGTTAATCTTGATTCACAAGAAATAATTGATTTAAAATAA
- the rplL gene encoding 50S ribosomal protein L7/L12, with product MAITKEDVLEYISNLTVLELSELVKEFEEKFGVSAAPVMVAGAAGGAAGGDSADEKTEFDVVLLDAGDKKINVIKVVRALTGLGLKEAKDATEKTPSTLKEGISKEDAEAAKKQLEEAGAKVELK from the coding sequence ATGGCAATTACAAAAGAAGATGTATTAGAATATATTTCTAATTTAACAGTTTTAGAGTTAAGTGAATTAGTTAAAGAATTTGAAGAGAAATTCGGTGTTAGTGCAGCACCAGTAATGGTTGCAGGTGCAGCAGGTGGTGCAGCAGGTGGTGATAGTGCAGATGAAAAAACAGAATTTGATGTTGTATTACTTGATGCAGGTGATAAAAAAATCAATGTTATTAAAGTTGTAAGAGCTCTAACAGGATTAGGACTTAAAGAAGCAAAAGATGCTACTGAAAAAACACCTTCAACTCTTAAAGAAGGAATCAGTAAAGAAGATGCTGAAGCAGCTAAAAAACAACTTGAAGAAGCTGGAGCTAAAGTCGAGCTTAAATAA
- the rpoB gene encoding DNA-directed RNA polymerase subunit beta — protein MLNSLYSGNRLRVDFSKAKKEIDIPNLLQLQKKSFDSFLYKKDSVESGMERAIKSIFPIHDPQNRLSLEYVDYEILKPKYSIRECVERGLTYSVSSKMKIRLVIYDKDEKTGEKTGIKEIKEQEIFLRDIPLMTDRVSFIINGVERVVVNQLHRSPGVIFKEEESPTVSNKRIYTAQIIPDRGSWLYFEYDAKDILYVRINNKRKMPITILFRALGYGKQDIIKLFYPIKTLRVEKGKFLTKFDPKDYTTRLEYDIKDPKGNIVHQSGKRLTPSKAKKLIDDGLEYVEYPIDVLLERYLFDPIINNESGEILYDTLSLLDETKIEKILKSQKEITIINDLADGVDNSVINSFLQDGDTLKTLQQLEKIDNENDLAAIRIYKVMRPGEPVVKEAAREFVNDLFFNPERYDLTKVGRMKMNHKLGIEVPEYVTVMTSEDIIKTAKYLIGVKNGKGFIDDRDHLGNRRIRSIGELLANETHLGLVKMQKTIRDKFTTLSNNVDELMPHDLVNARIITTTLMEFFTVGQLSQFMDQTNPLSEVTHKRRLSALGQGGLVKERAGFEVRDVHPTHYGRICPIETPEGQNIGLINTLATYAKVNDLGFVEAPYRKVVNSKVTDDIVYLTATQEEGIVIAPASARVDEDGNLLDEFLEARKDGENILARKEEVGLIDLCSGMIAGVAASLIPFLEHDDANRALMGSNMQRQAVPLLKPIAPIVGTGMEATIARDSWTAVKAKRAGIVEKVDSKNIFILGEDESGPFIDHYSMEKNLRTNQNTMFSQHPIINKGDEIKAGQIIADGASMHEGELALGKNALVAFMPWHGYNYEDAVVMSEKMIRNDEYTSIHVYEKSIEARELKDGVEEITRDIPNVKEEELIHLDESGIVKIGTEVRSGMILVGKVTPKGEVKPTPEERLLRAIFGEKAGHVVNKSLYANSSTEGVVIDVKIFTKKGYEKDSRAIKAYEAEKTTLEKEHHDRLLMLDREETLMVSSLLEKKPLKEDGKLGKLEFKKGDFVPRSDLEESNRFALNSFIKSYEKSIQTEYDDIKNHFQNEKKKLKEDHDEKLEILEKDDILPSGVVKLVKVYIATKRKLKVGDKMAGRHGNKGIVSNIVPEVDMPYLPSGKRVDIVLNPLGVPSRMNIGQIMESHLGLVGVKLGEQIEKMMEEKTGEWIKNLRAKMIDIASTSKLMNAKKTLEKLSDDELLKYARDWSHGIKFAAPIFEGIVPEDFEKLFKMANIDPDGKTELYDGRTGEKFKERVNVGCMYYLKLHHLVDEKVHARSTGPYSLVTQQPVGGRALSGGQRFGEMEVWALEAYGAAYTLREMLTIKSDDIDGRLEAYKALIRGENVPSAGVPETFFVLTKELKSLALDINIFKKEDEDNE, from the coding sequence ATGCTAAATAGCCTATATTCTGGAAATCGTCTTAGGGTTGATTTTTCAAAAGCCAAAAAAGAGATTGATATTCCAAATTTATTACAATTACAAAAAAAGAGTTTTGATAGTTTTTTATATAAAAAAGACAGTGTTGAAAGCGGTATGGAAAGAGCCATAAAATCAATTTTTCCTATACACGATCCACAAAACAGACTTAGTTTAGAATATGTTGATTATGAAATTTTAAAACCAAAATATTCAATTAGAGAATGCGTAGAAAGAGGATTAACCTACTCCGTAAGCTCAAAAATGAAAATCAGACTTGTTATTTATGATAAAGATGAAAAAACTGGGGAAAAAACAGGAATTAAAGAAATAAAAGAACAAGAGATATTTTTAAGAGATATTCCTTTAATGACTGATAGAGTTTCTTTTATCATAAATGGGGTTGAAAGAGTTGTTGTAAATCAACTTCATAGAAGTCCTGGTGTTATTTTTAAAGAAGAAGAAAGCCCAACAGTATCAAACAAAAGAATTTATACAGCACAAATAATACCAGATAGAGGTAGTTGGCTTTATTTTGAATATGATGCAAAAGATATTTTATATGTCCGTATAAATAATAAAAGAAAAATGCCTATAACTATTTTGTTTAGGGCACTTGGATATGGAAAACAAGATATTATAAAACTTTTTTATCCTATAAAAACACTTCGTGTTGAAAAAGGTAAATTTTTAACAAAATTTGATCCAAAAGACTATACAACAAGGTTGGAATACGATATAAAAGATCCAAAAGGAAACATTGTTCATCAGTCTGGAAAAAGACTTACTCCAAGTAAGGCTAAAAAACTTATTGATGATGGTTTGGAATATGTAGAATATCCAATTGATGTATTGCTTGAAAGATATCTTTTTGATCCTATTATAAATAATGAAAGTGGAGAAATTTTATACGATACTTTATCATTGCTTGATGAAACAAAAATAGAAAAAATTTTAAAATCACAAAAAGAAATTACCATAATAAATGACCTTGCTGATGGTGTTGATAATAGTGTTATTAACTCATTTTTGCAAGATGGCGACACCCTAAAAACGCTTCAACAACTTGAAAAAATAGATAATGAAAATGATCTTGCAGCAATTAGAATTTACAAAGTTATGCGTCCTGGCGAACCTGTTGTAAAAGAAGCAGCAAGAGAGTTTGTAAATGATCTTTTCTTTAACCCAGAAAGATATGATTTAACAAAAGTTGGTCGTATGAAAATGAATCACAAGCTTGGTATTGAAGTTCCTGAGTATGTAACTGTAATGACAAGTGAAGATATTATAAAAACTGCAAAATATCTAATTGGTGTTAAAAATGGAAAAGGCTTTATAGATGATAGAGATCATTTAGGAAATAGAAGAATTAGATCTATTGGAGAGCTTTTGGCAAATGAAACTCATTTAGGTCTTGTGAAAATGCAAAAAACTATAAGAGACAAATTTACAACACTTAGCAATAATGTAGATGAGTTAATGCCACATGATTTAGTAAATGCAAGAATTATAACAACTACATTGATGGAATTTTTCACAGTTGGGCAGCTTAGTCAGTTTATGGATCAGACAAATCCATTAAGTGAAGTAACCCATAAAAGAAGACTTTCAGCTCTTGGACAGGGTGGTCTTGTAAAAGAAAGAGCAGGATTTGAGGTAAGAGATGTTCACCCAACTCATTATGGTAGAATTTGTCCTATTGAGACACCTGAGGGACAAAATATTGGTCTTATAAACACACTTGCTACTTATGCAAAAGTAAATGACTTAGGTTTTGTTGAAGCACCTTATAGAAAAGTAGTAAACTCAAAAGTAACTGATGATATAGTTTATTTAACAGCTACACAAGAAGAAGGAATTGTAATAGCGCCTGCCTCAGCTAGAGTTGATGAGGATGGAAATTTACTTGATGAGTTTTTAGAAGCTAGAAAAGATGGTGAAAACATATTAGCCAGAAAAGAAGAAGTAGGTTTAATTGACTTATGTTCTGGCATGATAGCTGGTGTTGCAGCTTCACTTATTCCATTTTTGGAGCACGATGATGCAAACAGAGCTTTGATGGGTTCAAACATGCAACGACAAGCAGTTCCACTTCTAAAGCCAATTGCTCCAATTGTTGGAACAGGTATGGAAGCTACCATTGCAAGAGATTCTTGGACAGCTGTAAAAGCAAAAAGAGCAGGAATTGTTGAAAAAGTAGATAGTAAAAACATATTTATTTTAGGTGAAGATGAAAGTGGTCCTTTTATAGACCATTACTCAATGGAAAAAAACTTAAGAACAAATCAAAACACAATGTTTTCTCAGCATCCAATTATTAATAAAGGTGATGAAATAAAAGCTGGTCAAATCATAGCAGATGGTGCAAGTATGCATGAGGGTGAACTTGCTCTTGGTAAAAATGCTCTTGTTGCATTTATGCCTTGGCATGGATACAACTACGAAGATGCCGTTGTTATGAGTGAAAAGATGATTAGAAATGACGAATATACAAGTATTCATGTTTATGAAAAAAGTATTGAGGCAAGAGAATTAAAAGATGGTGTTGAAGAGATAACCAGAGACATTCCTAATGTAAAAGAAGAAGAGCTCATTCATCTTGATGAAAGTGGAATCGTAAAAATTGGTACAGAGGTAAGATCTGGAATGATTTTAGTTGGTAAAGTAACCCCAAAAGGTGAAGTTAAGCCAACTCCTGAAGAGAGACTTTTAAGAGCAATTTTTGGAGAAAAAGCAGGTCATGTTGTAAATAAATCATTATATGCAAACTCCTCAACCGAAGGTGTTGTTATAGATGTTAAGATATTTACAAAAAAAGGATATGAAAAAGACTCAAGAGCTATAAAAGCGTATGAGGCTGAAAAAACAACCCTTGAAAAAGAGCACCATGATAGACTTTTAATGCTAGATAGAGAAGAAACTTTAATGGTTTCATCTTTACTTGAGAAAAAGCCATTAAAAGAAGATGGAAAACTTGGTAAGTTGGAATTTAAAAAAGGTGATTTCGTTCCAAGAAGTGATCTTGAAGAAAGCAATAGATTTGCTTTAAACAGTTTTATAAAATCTTACGAAAAATCAATTCAAACCGAATATGATGATATAAAAAATCACTTCCAAAATGAGAAGAAAAAACTAAAAGAAGATCATGATGAAAAGCTTGAAATTTTAGAAAAAGATGATATTTTACCAAGTGGTGTTGTAAAACTTGTAAAAGTTTATATCGCAACAAAGAGAAAGCTAAAAGTTGGTGATAAAATGGCTGGTCGTCACGGAAACAAAGGTATTGTTTCTAATATCGTTCCAGAAGTTGATATGCCATATCTTCCAAGCGGGAAAAGAGTTGATATAGTTTTAAACCCATTAGGTGTTCCAAGCCGTATGAATATTGGACAAATTATGGAAAGCCACTTAGGTTTAGTCGGTGTAAAACTTGGCGAACAAATTGAAAAAATGATGGAAGAAAAAACAGGTGAATGGATTAAAAATTTAAGAGCAAAAATGATTGATATCGCAAGTACTTCAAAACTTATGAATGCCAAAAAAACTTTAGAAAAGTTAAGTGATGATGAGCTTTTAAAATATGCAAGAGATTGGAGTCATGGTATTAAATTTGCTGCACCTATTTTTGAAGGTATTGTGCCTGAGGATTTTGAAAAGTTATTCAAAATGGCAAATATTGATCCAGATGGTAAAACAGAACTTTATGATGGAAGAACTGGTGAAAAATTTAAAGAAAGAGTAAATGTGGGTTGTATGTATTATCTAAAGCTTCATCACCTTGTTGATGAAAAAGTTCATGCAAGAAGCACAGGGCCATATTCTCTTGTTACACAACAACCTGTAGGTGGTAGAGCACTAAGTGGTGGTCAAAGATTTGGAGAAATGGAAGTTTGGGCATTAGAAGCTTATGGTGCGGCTTACACATTAAGAGAAATGCTAACAATTAAATCAGATGATATTGATGGTAGACTTGAAGCTTATAAAGCTTTAATTAGAGGTGAAAATGTTCCATCAGCAGGTGTTCCTGAAACATTTTTTGTTTTAACAAAAGAGCTTAAATCATTAGCACTTGATATAAATATATTTAAAAAAGAGGATGAGGATAATGAGTGA